From the genome of Bacteroides sp. MSB163, one region includes:
- a CDS encoding tape measure protein, with product MAKLVFRVQADYEEVVKLRNEIAKLKQELKSMDSTQSPAAFKALNTQLSASTQRMDELVNEAAKAGAMMEGSFKKKIFDASQSVNEFTEKIIAQKAVVKDIEADIKRLGDAYRIALKRNPTSANSKLEEYNAARKVLDEEKAALFGLTQQQAEARLSVKRLRDEYALYKDDAKEVVETNEGIAISWKKALAVIGGAGVLKALGSEIIRVRGEFQAADTAIQTLLGSKEKADALMAQVREYAKISPLEFSDVTSATQMMLGFNIEAERVPRYLQAIGDVSMGNTQKFDSLTLAFSQMSAAGKLMGQDLNQMINAGFNPLQIMSEKTGKSIATLKDEMSKGAISAEMVQQAFIDATSAGGRFYNMSENASKEINGQLSMMQDALDSVFNELGQKSEGVIMDGIQMTTSLIENYEAVGKVLAGLVVTYGTYRTAVMLTTIATSKHTIAEVALTNARILARKAQLALNAAMLTNPYVLLATAVVGLGAAMWAFYDSATEAEKAQRRFNEQQEEAKKREEEHKQKIDSLIQSSRDIALSDLQRGQSLAELRKEYPKIFAQYDIETIKLADILKLKQQIAEEDTKRAGEEQTKRFTELNKQIAAEEFNITMKQGTQAARESKKKLEKLYADRDVMLQEKGKGISEQFISTLKDVDISKFDRYISDLEKRIKGKGENGKIKIKLPIDTKGSLSDEAIYDVKDIKTLIETTKAAKKTKEEAAKAEKKSSAEWLASYKKAYEDADKAYKDFLSSKTVMSDADRDKELKKLKGLRDSAEATYKAKGGSVSSDKKQENQAEKLRKQTDKYNVLLDKQALEQKRFAEDLQIKVDEARIKAMDEGAAKTIAEMELNFEKEMQAIDRQKEDTLRKKIEDARATWETSPDKKKGETFNASGITLSISENDVFDNLYKSGIASFEKNLKEYQNKQDNAWNEYYIKYGEYQEKRKAIMDKYDKQIADAEEGSVEKSTFIAQRKEDLDSLDDELMKNSELWGRFFTDFSNRSSSSIRNIIEDIQELIDYMNGIEGTKIPDLFKDNEKTVKAINDAMANPSSLNKFTSSLSSQIAKFKKMLDKYNPFKMIQDGFKNNDYESTSKGFGSIASAVKELDGVLGDLGVKSESTAGKVTSVLSSTASYAATGASIGGPWGAVIGGAIGMASGLIGVLGADYSAYNKMKEEYGALIDVWDTLISKKQKYIDISYGDEARKAGQEVLDLLNKKAQSSVALGIERLNAGASAGSHSIGVRQRKGMSSQGWDELRKAAQSIGFNYNSVADGRMTGLFSLTAEQLERLQEEAPTFWAKLDDDVQGYLQNIIDCSDEIEDMKTKLQETMTGVSFDSFYDSFVSTLSDMGKSSKDMADDFGEYLKNAILENLVANKYRAKIEALYNDWAAKSDSDGDGVFDLTAKESAELKDAQKALAEQIIAERDAMADAFGWSSQESTSQSSTSRGFGTEMTHEDAGELSGRFTALQIAGEEIKTQNIAQTQSLNLLTARADAILSMNTETRNIADDTRNLIAQSYLELVQISENTGNSAKYLKDIKADIAEVKKNTSKL from the coding sequence ATGGCAAAGCTCGTGTTTCGTGTGCAGGCCGATTATGAAGAGGTCGTTAAACTCCGCAATGAGATTGCAAAATTGAAGCAAGAACTAAAGAGTATGGATAGCACGCAGTCACCTGCTGCTTTCAAGGCTCTGAATACCCAGTTATCTGCATCCACACAGCGGATGGATGAATTGGTAAATGAAGCCGCCAAAGCCGGGGCGATGATGGAGGGCAGCTTCAAAAAGAAAATCTTCGATGCATCTCAATCAGTAAATGAGTTTACAGAAAAAATCATTGCTCAAAAGGCAGTGGTTAAGGATATTGAAGCGGATATAAAACGTTTGGGAGATGCTTATCGCATCGCCTTGAAACGTAACCCTACATCGGCAAACAGTAAGTTGGAAGAATATAATGCTGCCCGAAAGGTTTTAGATGAAGAAAAAGCTGCTCTTTTCGGATTGACTCAGCAGCAGGCGGAAGCCCGACTTTCTGTAAAAAGACTCCGTGATGAATATGCTCTATACAAGGATGATGCGAAAGAGGTAGTAGAAACTAACGAAGGCATCGCTATCTCTTGGAAGAAAGCATTGGCAGTTATTGGTGGTGCTGGCGTACTGAAAGCGTTAGGTTCTGAAATCATCCGTGTGCGTGGTGAGTTTCAAGCGGCCGATACTGCCATTCAAACGTTGTTAGGTAGCAAGGAGAAAGCCGATGCGCTCATGGCGCAAGTACGTGAATATGCGAAGATTTCACCGCTGGAATTTTCCGATGTTACTTCCGCTACACAGATGATGTTAGGGTTTAATATCGAAGCCGAAAGAGTGCCACGTTATTTACAAGCTATTGGTGATGTTTCTATGGGGAATACACAGAAATTCGACTCTCTTACTTTGGCTTTTTCCCAGATGTCAGCAGCAGGCAAGTTGATGGGGCAGGACTTGAACCAAATGATAAATGCCGGATTCAATCCACTTCAAATAATGTCTGAAAAGACAGGGAAGTCTATTGCCACACTCAAAGATGAGATGTCTAAGGGGGCTATTTCCGCAGAAATGGTACAACAGGCGTTTATTGACGCCACTTCCGCAGGCGGTCGGTTCTATAATATGTCCGAGAATGCTTCAAAGGAGATAAACGGTCAGCTATCTATGATGCAGGATGCTTTGGATTCTGTGTTTAACGAACTAGGGCAGAAGTCAGAAGGGGTAATTATGGATGGTATTCAAATGACTACTTCGCTGATTGAAAACTATGAGGCAGTCGGAAAGGTATTGGCCGGACTGGTGGTCACTTATGGAACATATCGCACTGCTGTGATGCTTACCACCATCGCCACAAGCAAACATACGATAGCCGAGGTAGCCCTTACTAATGCTCGTATATTGGCTCGAAAGGCGCAGTTAGCTTTAAACGCTGCTATGCTTACCAATCCTTATGTTTTATTAGCTACTGCGGTTGTAGGTCTTGGTGCGGCTATGTGGGCTTTCTACGATTCGGCAACAGAAGCAGAAAAGGCACAGAGAAGATTTAACGAACAGCAAGAAGAAGCTAAAAAACGAGAGGAAGAGCACAAGCAGAAGATTGATTCCCTCATACAAAGTTCTCGTGATATAGCATTGTCGGATTTACAAAGAGGTCAAAGTTTAGCGGAGTTAAGAAAAGAATACCCTAAGATATTTGCTCAATACGACATCGAAACCATTAAGTTAGCTGATATACTCAAACTAAAACAACAGATAGCGGAAGAGGATACGAAACGTGCCGGAGAAGAACAAACAAAGAGATTCACAGAGTTAAATAAGCAAATAGCGGCAGAAGAATTTAATATAACAATGAAGCAAGGAACACAAGCTGCACGTGAATCTAAGAAAAAACTTGAAAAATTATATGCAGACAGGGATGTCATGCTGCAAGAAAAAGGTAAAGGTATCTCAGAACAGTTCATATCCACTCTTAAAGATGTTGATATTAGTAAGTTTGACCGCTACATCTCTGATTTAGAAAAGCGTATCAAAGGTAAAGGGGAGAATGGGAAGATAAAGATTAAGTTGCCTATTGACACAAAAGGCTCTCTATCAGATGAAGCAATATATGACGTTAAGGATATAAAGACACTTATAGAAACTACGAAAGCTGCTAAAAAGACAAAAGAAGAAGCTGCAAAAGCTGAAAAGAAATCTTCCGCAGAATGGTTGGCAAGTTACAAAAAAGCGTATGAAGATGCTGATAAAGCATATAAGGACTTTTTGAGTTCCAAGACAGTAATGTCTGATGCTGATAGGGATAAAGAACTTAAAAAATTGAAAGGTTTGCGTGATTCGGCAGAAGCTACTTACAAAGCAAAGGGAGGTTCTGTGTCATCCGATAAAAAACAGGAGAATCAAGCCGAGAAACTTCGTAAGCAGACCGATAAATATAATGTCCTCCTTGATAAACAAGCATTGGAACAAAAACGTTTTGCCGAGGATTTACAAATAAAAGTTGATGAAGCCCGAATCAAGGCAATGGATGAAGGTGCTGCCAAGACCATTGCCGAAATGGAGCTCAACTTTGAAAAAGAGATGCAGGCTATCGACCGGCAGAAAGAGGATACTCTGCGGAAAAAGATTGAGGATGCCCGTGCTACATGGGAGACTAGCCCAGATAAAAAAAAGGGAGAGACTTTTAATGCAAGTGGGATTACATTATCTATTTCGGAAAACGATGTCTTCGATAATTTATATAAAAGTGGAATAGCTTCTTTCGAGAAGAATTTGAAAGAGTATCAAAATAAACAGGATAATGCTTGGAATGAGTATTATATCAAGTATGGAGAGTATCAGGAAAAACGCAAAGCTATCATGGATAAATATGATAAGCAGATTGCGGATGCAGAAGAGGGGAGTGTTGAAAAATCCACTTTTATTGCCCAGAGAAAAGAAGATCTTGATAGCCTGGATGATGAATTGATGAAAAACTCAGAATTATGGGGAAGATTTTTCACGGATTTCTCTAATCGTTCTTCATCGTCAATAAGGAATATAATAGAGGATATTCAAGAGCTTATTGATTATATGAATGGGATAGAGGGAACTAAAATTCCCGATTTGTTTAAGGATAATGAAAAGACTGTGAAAGCTATAAATGATGCTATGGCTAATCCTTCTTCCTTAAATAAATTTACATCAAGTCTTTCTTCTCAAATAGCCAAATTCAAAAAGATGCTTGATAAGTATAATCCATTCAAGATGATTCAGGATGGCTTTAAGAATAATGATTATGAAAGCACATCTAAAGGATTTGGTAGTATAGCATCTGCTGTAAAAGAGCTGGATGGTGTTCTTGGAGATTTGGGGGTTAAATCAGAAAGTACAGCTGGAAAGGTTACCTCTGTTTTAAGTAGTACAGCTTCTTATGCGGCAACTGGCGCATCTATTGGTGGACCTTGGGGAGCTGTTATTGGTGGAGCAATAGGCATGGCATCAGGATTAATCGGTGTCCTTGGTGCTGATTATTCTGCCTATAATAAAATGAAAGAAGAATATGGGGCACTTATTGATGTTTGGGACACGCTTATTAGTAAAAAGCAGAAATATATAGATATATCTTATGGCGATGAAGCGCGTAAGGCTGGGCAAGAAGTTCTGGACTTATTGAATAAGAAGGCTCAAAGCAGCGTTGCACTTGGGATAGAGAGACTTAATGCAGGGGCGAGTGCAGGTTCTCATTCCATTGGCGTTCGTCAGAGAAAAGGGATGTCAAGCCAGGGCTGGGATGAACTTCGTAAAGCGGCACAGTCTATTGGATTCAATTATAACTCGGTTGCTGACGGTCGTATGACTGGACTATTTTCTCTTACAGCGGAACAATTGGAACGTCTACAGGAAGAAGCACCTACGTTCTGGGCGAAGTTGGACGATGACGTACAAGGATATTTGCAAAACATTATTGACTGTTCTGATGAGATAGAGGATATGAAGACAAAACTTCAGGAAACAATGACCGGAGTTTCTTTCGATTCTTTCTATGACAGTTTTGTTTCAACCCTTTCCGATATGGGTAAGAGTAGTAAAGATATGGCCGATGATTTTGGAGAATACCTAAAGAACGCTATTTTAGAAAATCTTGTGGCAAATAAGTACCGTGCCAAAATCGAAGCTTTATATAATGATTGGGCTGCAAAATCAGATAGTGATGGAGACGGTGTTTTTGATTTAACTGCTAAAGAATCGGCAGAATTGAAAGATGCCCAAAAGGCGTTAGCTGAGCAAATTATAGCTGAACGTGATGCAATGGCTGATGCTTTTGGATGGAGTTCCCAAGAGTCTACTTCTCAATCTTCGACTTCCAGAGGATTTGGTACCGAAATGACACACGAGGACGCTGGAGAGCTAAGTGGTCGGTTTACAGCTTTACAGATTGCAGGTGAAGAGATAAAAACTCAGAATATCGCTCAAACTCAATCTCTTAATCTGTTAACTGCAAGAGCAGATGCTATCCTTTCCATGAATACAGAAACGAGGAACATCGCTGATGATACGAGGAATTTGATAGCACAATCCTATCTTGAATTGGTACAGATTTCGGAGAATACAGGTAATTCGGCTAAATACTTAAAAGATATCAAAGCAGATATAGCAGAAGTGAAGAAGAATACATCAAAATTATAA